The genomic window ACCTGGTCTTCCACAACCCGCACCTGGCCACGATCGACAGTCCTCTCCTCGAAGGCGACTGGCCGGACCGCCGGATGGCGTACTTCACCGACCGGGCCGACGTCGAGGCCAAGCGCGCCGAGCTGGAACGGGTGATCCGGGAGATCATCCGCCGGAACGACGGGGCCTGAGTGGACGGTCGCCTCGCGACCATCTACGACGTCGAGTGCCCGTGGGGCCGCGACGACGACTTCTTCCTCGCCACGGTCGGCGAGACCCCGGCGGCCCGGGTGCTCGACCTGGGCTGCGGCACCGGCCGCCTCACCCTGGCGCTGGCCGCCGCCGGCCACACCGTCACCGGCGTCGACCCGGACCGTGCCTCCCTCGACGCCGCGCTGGCCAAGCCGGGCGCCGACCGGGTCACCTGGATCGAGGGCACGTCCGGGGTGCTGCCGCGCGCGGCGTACGACGTCGCGGTGCTGACCAGCCACGTGGCGCAGGAGATCCGCGCCGAGGAGGACTGGACGCGTACCCTCGGCGACCTGCGTCGGGCGCTGGCACCGGGCGGCCGGCTGGTCTTCGACTCGCGCGACCCGGCGGCGCGCCGGTGGGAGCGCTGGAACCCCTGCGACTCGCGGCGCCGGCTGGCGCTGCCCGACGGCACGGTGGTGGACGCCTGGACCGAGGTGACCGAGGTACGCGACGGCCTGGTCAGCTTCGTCCACCACTACCTCCTGCCGGGCGGCGACGAGCTGCGCAGCTCGGGGACGCTGCGCTTCCGGCCCGAGGCGGAGCTGCGGGCGGCCCTGGCCGCCGCCGGCTTCACCGTCGAGCGGATCCACGGCGGCTGGCACCGGGAACCGGTGGGCGCGAGCGACGACGGAGAACTGATCGTCACGGCCCGCGCCGCGGGCTGACCAGCCCGGCGGGCGGCGTCAGCGGCGGTAGGCCAGCTCGAAGTCCAACGTCCAGTCGACGCCGTCGGTGGACCTCTCCCATCGGCCGTCGATGGTGTCGCCGTCGGCGCTCAACGTGCCGGTGAAGCGCTGGTGGAAGCCGGGCGCGTCCCGCCAGATCCGCCACACGCGGTCGGCGAACGTCATCCGGTAGACCCGGTGCACGCCCCGCGCGTCGGCGTACAACATCGTGAATTCCTCGGCGGCGTCGTCGAGACCGATCAGCGACGTCACCGGCAACGGATTGTTCTCCCGCCAGGCCTGCGGCGCAGTATCCGGCACCGGTTCGGCGTCGGAGAACTGGCGGAGGAACCGGCCGTCCTCGACCCAGTCGAGGTCCGTCCACCCGGTGCCGAGGCCCTCGACCTTCGGCTGCACGGTCCACCGCCCGACGAGCACGTCGAGCCGCGCGAGCGCGGCATGCCGCTCCTTCATCCCTCTACCTCCTCCGACGTCGATGGACTCACGCTAGCGGCGGGCCCCGACAACGGCCGGGATTACCCGGTCAGCGGAGCAGGCGGCGGGTGCACGGTCCGTCGTGGTCGGCACGGAGGAGGCAGCGCCGGCCGCCGGGCAGCAACAGGTCACAGAAGACCCGATGCCGGATCCTGGAGGTCCGCGACCCGAAGGGCAACGTCGAGGTCCTGCCCGGCGACGAGGTCGAGCTGACCCGCCCGCCGGCCTGACAATTCGCCAGATGCCCGCCCCCGACGCGCCGTCGCCCGACATCGACCAGCTCGACGCCCGGTTCGGCCGGCTCGCCGCAAAGTACGACAGCCGCAGGGCCGCCGCCGAGGCCGCGGTCACCCGCTGGGAGTCTGATCCCCGGCCGAGCTGGACGGCGACTGGACGGTCGACCCCGACTCGGTGGCCGACGATCTCCGGCTGGTCCGTCAGCAACTCACCCTGGCCGACGGGGATGCCTTTCCCGCCGGGAGCGAGCGGTGGCGCGAGGCGCTCTGTGCGGCGGCGGCCGAGCTGAACCGTCAGGACTGGACGGTGCGGATGCCGGTCACGGACGACTTCGTCGTCTACGCCGTCGACCTGGAACTCGTCGACCTGGATCGCAACCTGGCGGCCTGTGTGCCGGCCCAGCGCCTGGCCCTGCTGCGCGATCGCGGCCTGGTGCGGTGACCGGCCCAGGCGGTGGTCCTCGGCCGATGGGACGCCTCAGGGTTGCAGGCGCTTGCGCATCTTGATCGCGGTGACCTCGTAGCCCATCTGCTCGTACAACGCGCGGGCGCCGAGGTTGAACCCGAAGACGCTCAGACCGACCGAGACCACGCCGAGTTCCCGGCACACCCGCTCGGCGGCCTGCATGATCGCCCGGCCGTAGCCCTTCCGGCGCAGGTCCTCCCGGACCTCGAAGTCGTAGCCGAAGGCGTGCAGGCCGTCCGACTTCTGCTCCAGGTGCAGCCAGAGCATGCCGACCTCGTCGTCGCCGTCATAGACCGTCCACAGCCGGTGGCCCTCCGTCGCCAGCCCGTCCGGCAGAAGGCGCTCGTAGTCCTCGCGCGCCTTCTCCTGCGCCTCCGGCAGTGGCATCGAGCCCGAGTCGGCGATGTTCTGCGCGTACTCCGCCTCGGCGCGCCGCCGGTACCGCAGGTACTGCTGGTCGGTCATCGGTTCCAGTCTCAGCGTCGCCACATCGGTACGGTATTGCACGCCGTGCGGCCCGTCCGCCCTGGCACACGAACCCCGAGGAACCCCGTCGGCACCGCCGCAGCCTCTTGTTGACGTCCGCCCACCGGGTGGGCAACCTCTTCGTGTGGCCGGTCGCAAGATCTCGGCCGGATCCGGAGGGACGGTGTGGCGACGATGGCGGACACCACCGGGATGACGAAGGATGCCACCATCTCCGTCGTGCCCGCCAACAAGGCGAGCTGGGAGGACCTCCAAGCCGTCTTCGGCGCGCGCGGCAACGCGGCCGAGTGCCAGTGCCAGTGGTTCCAGTCCACCCCCGCCGAGTGGCGGTCGCAGTCGGTCGCGGAACGCACCCGGCGACTGCGCGAGGAGACCCGGTGCGACCAGCCCCGGGCGCGCACGACGAGCGGCCTGGTCGCCTACCTCGACGGCGAGCCCGCCGGCTGGTGCGCGGTTCAGCCGCGCTCTGTCTATGTGCACCTGCTGGGCAGCCGGGTCGTGTGGGCCGGCCGCGACGAGGACCCGGCCGACGACGGCGTCTGGGCCGTGACCTGCTTCGTCACCCGCGTGGGTTTCCGGCGACGCGGCGTCAGCGGCGCGCTCGCCGCCGCAGCCGTCGACTTCGCCCGGGAGCGCGGCGCCCGAGCCATCGAGGGCTATCCGATGATCACGGTGCCCGGCAAGGTGATCACCTGGGGCGAGCTCTACGTCGGCAGCCGCAGCATCTTCGAGGACGCCGGGTTCACCGAGGTAACCAGACCGACGCGCCGGCGCGTCGTGATGCGGATCGACTTCCAGCCGCGCCGCGCGTACGCATGAGAGGAGGCAGTGGTGGCACCATGGGGCGGAGGCCTCGCCGATTGGACGCCGCCGTCTCTGGCCTCGTCACGGGCATCCTGGTGCACGCCGTGGCTGGGATGGTGTTCGCCGCCCTTGTCCTGTTGGAGTTCGAGGGATGCAACATCCATGACGGGCGGGCCGGGGCGCTCTCGGTGGCCGTCATCGTCGATGTGCTCCTGACGGGACCCCTGCTCTGGATCGTTCTTCGACGCAACAGACAGATCGGCTCGCCGTCCTGTCCGGTTGGGTCCTGAGTCTCGTTCCCGCGCTCGCGCTGCTCACCGCAGCCGCGGTACACGTCAACTCGCTTCCGTCCGGTTGTCCTGTGTAGCGGCTCCCTGCGCACGACGTCAGATCCGTCTTGGCTCCCCGGGCCGTGTCCGGATTGAAGTGGACCCGGGACCAGGACTCGGCCGCGTGTGGCGGCGGCGACCGTGGCGGTGAACTGTTGACGCTTTACGGAGCCGTGCATGAAGGCACCTCGTGTCGGTTTCGACAGCGGGTGGGCTGGCGTTGTCGCTGTCGGCCTCAGGCGAGCAGCGGTTCGAAGATGTCGCGGCCGAGCGTCACGGCCTGGTCCTGGTCGAGAATCGTGGCGGCCAAGCCGGGATGGGCGGTGATCCACGCCTGAGCGTTGGAGGCGCTCGTGAAGAAGTTGATGGTGGAGCAGCAGGTGTCCACGGAGCGGCCGCCGTCTCCGGTGGCTGCGTACACGATCACCGCTTCCGCCGGCTGGTAGGTGGCGGCACCGTTTGTGATGGTCACGCGGACCGGCTGGCGGGTGTGCGGATCGGCAGAGGTGATCGTCGCCTCGGTGTCGAGCATGAACGGCATGCCCAACGCATCGATCGCACACATCGCGAACACTTGAATATCGCCGAGCGACACCACGTGCGGCGTGGGCGTTGGCGAGAACGGGTAGGCCGCGACCAGACGCCCGGCGCTGTCGACGGCCACAAGGTCTTCCCGGGCAAGTTCCCGCAACGCCTGGGCGGTGTCCAGGTCTTCCCCGTTCACAGCAGCGCGGATATCGGCGTCCGTCGGGGCTGTCCCGGTGGCGGCGAAGTGACGCAGGATCGCCCGGTGCACCTGCCGGAGCCTGTCGGGCAGCTGCTCGGCGCGGCGGGGCCGGTCAGTCCGGATAGCGTTGCCCGGCTGCCCGCAGCAATCCACACCGCTCGGCTCCGTCCCGACGGTGGCGGATTCGGCGCCTATCGCCTGGCACAGGGCAGCGCGGATGCGCTCGCCGGTGGGGAGATCGAGGCGACACGCCGCCGAATCGCCGCCGGTGCCGCCCATCACGTCCACGCCGTTGACCAGGATCGACGGCGACGGATAATCCCCCACCACCTCGCTTACCACCGAGAGCGGCAGCCCGAGGTCGGCCAGCGCGGCGCGCAGCTCCTGCCGAGCGGGGGCGAGGTTCGGACAGTCGGGCACGGAACGAAGCTCAACAGCCACCCGACCCTCTGCTGCGCGATCTGCTGCTGCGGTCATCACAGCCCTCCTAGCAAACGGCTCCTGGTGGCATGACGCATACCACCTGGCCGTCACGGCTCTACCCGTACCAGACTGGACCTTCCAGTGCAGGGGAAGGTCAAGGCGCGATGACAGGAGGTCACCGGATGCGGATCGGGGAACTCGCCGAGGCAACCGGTACCACCACCAAGACCCTGCGCTTCTACGAAGCCAGCGGCTTGCTCCCGCCTACCGCCCGCACCCCAGCTGGCTACCGCGACTACGGCGACGAGGCAATTGCCCGGCTCGACTTCATCCGCCGCGGCCGCGCCGCCGGACTCACCCTCGCCCAAATCCGCGACATCCTCACCGTCCGCGACACCGGCCATGCCCCCTGCGGACACGTACGCCAACTACTCGCCCAACAGCTCAATGCCATCGACGGCCAGCTCAACGACCTGCGCGCACTCCGGGGCACCGTCGCCCAGCTCTACGACGCCGCCAACAACGCCGAACCCGACGCTTGCCCACCCGAGCAGGTCTGCCGCTATCTGTAGGCGCTCACGGTAGGACGCCTGTGTGCCCCACACTGGCAGGAGCAGGCAAAGGGTCGTCAGCCTCGCCCGGCGCTGCTCAACCGTTCCGCCGACGTACGGGGGTGGTCCGGCCGGGTGCAACGCCTTGGCTACTCGCGTGGCTACTCAGGGCGCCGGCCCCGCTGGGGGCTCCGACCCCCGCCGGGGGAGCCGGGTAGGTCGCACCAACGGCTCCGGCTGGGTGGCAGGGACTGTCGACACGCGCAGGGTTGCGGCCATCTGGTGATACCTGGCCACGGTTGTCGCTATGGGTTTCGCTGCCTTCTTGCTGCCTGGGCTGCCCTTCCGTCGGCCTCGGCCAGCCGTCAAGCCGGCGCGTCAGATTGCGACCGGGTGGCGCGGTTCGTAGAGACCGAGTTCGCCGCCACCGGGCAGCCGCAGCGCGGTGCGCAGCCCCCACCGCTCCTCGGTGACCGGGATCGTGAACTCGACGCCCTTCGCGGCCAGGTCGGCCATGGTCGCCGCGACGTCGTCGCACATCAGGAAGAGTTCGTGGGCCGGCTCGCCCTCGGTCGGGTGCATGGCGAGCTCGGCCGGCGGGAGCTTGAAGATGAGCCAGCCATGGCCGGCGTCGACGTGGTGGTAGCCGAGCGTGTCCCGGAAGAAGGCGCGGTCCGCCTCTGGGTCACGGCTGTAGATGATCACATGAGCACCATTGATCATTCACCGACCATAATGCTGAGGCCCGACGTGGCAACGCCAATCTCGCCAGAAAATGCCGCCACCGCTCGCGCCGCCCCAACTGTCGGCACCCGGGGGCCAGGTGCCCGATGATCTCTTCGCGGCGTTGTCGCAGCTCAGCGGCGGTGAAAAGTGGGCCGCCAGGGACTCGAACCCTAACGTCGATACCCACGCGGAATCCGTGCGCCCCTGCCTACCCGGCTCCAGGTAAGCCGGGGTGCTTCCCTCACCCGGAGGACCGCGAGGGCGGCAGCGACCTGGTCGGAGTGCTGCGCGCTCGCGGCGGCCAACTCGTCGGCGGCCGCCTCCGTCCGGATGAGCAGCGCCCGCAACGCCCCGTCGTCATCGGTGTCGACGCCAGCGCCCGCCAGGGCGTTCATCTCGGATGCCACGGCTGGATTGTGGCCGGGATGTGCCATGGCACCAACGCGCCGGTCGCCAACCATTGCTCAAGTCAAAGGTGACCAGTTCCCTTCACGCATGACCGTGTTCCTTACCGATTTGATCAACAGTTTGGAGATAGCGTGAAACGCACCGCCATCGCCGGCGCACCGCCGACCAGCAGATCGTGGTACTCCCGGTGATCAGCGTCCGTCGGCACGGCGACGACCCTCGCCGTGCTGGTGGCGCCGTCCGTCGCTTCGGCAAGTACGACCGACAGGGCACCGGCGGCGACCCCGACCACGGTGGCCACCACCGCCGGCGTACCCACCGGCTTCGCTCCCACGTCCACCTCGTGGACCGGCCCCACCGACGGCTGGGTGCTGGGCTTCGCGCCGTGCCGGACCGGTTCATGCCCGACCCTGATCAGCACCTCGGACGACGCGCGAACCTGGCAGCAGCGCACCGCCCCACGGATGTCGTCCACACCCGACCAGACGAAGATCCACTTTGCCAACAAGCTCGACGGGTGGGCCACCGACGGCCAGGTTCTCATGGCCACCCATGACGGTGCCAGCATGTGGTGGCGCGTGCGGCTGCCCGGCGCTATCGGCTCGGTCAGCATCTCCAAGCTGGCTTCGACCGACCGGTACGCCTATGCGATCGTCACCTACGGGGTCGGAAGCACCAAGACCACCCAGCTCTACTCCTCGCCCCTCGGCGAGGACAGCTGGCAGCCGGTGGCCGGCGTCGCGGTACCTGGCAGCGGCGGGTGGGACATCGCCACCCACGGTTCGGCCGCCTACGTCGCCCTCGGCGTGATCCACACGTCGATCCGGATGTGGTCGGCAGCCGACGGTAGTGGCTGGACCGAGGTCCAGCCGGTCTGCTCGGTGGACGACGCGGTGCGGCTGAGCAGCACTAAGCCCGATGACGTCAAGGGCATGTGCAGCTCTAATCCGATCCGCGGCTACATGCAGAAGCAGCTGGTCGAGTCGGCAGGCGGCGCGGCCCCCGTCGTGCTGGGGCAGGCGCCCAACACGGGGATCACCACCGGGTTCGCGACGGCCTCGGACAGTACCGCGGTCGTGGCCGGTGTCGGTGCGGGCGCGAGCTGGCTGCACGCCAGCTTCGATGGCGGTACGACGTGGGAGACGCCCCTGACGATTCCCGACGTGCAGCTCCCGATGCTCGACCTGGACTTCCAAGACGCCACGCACGGCGTGGTGGTCTGGGGCGGACCCGCATGGTCGGGAGCCGCGTTGTACCGCACCACCGATGGCGGTCACACGTGGAGCCAGCTCACGCTTTGACGTCAAGGCGGCGGTCCGGGGATCGTTTCGGCCCCCGGACCGCATGACCCCGCACGATCGGCCTGGGCAACGGGTGCTACAGGTCTCCTCGGTCGCGCCGCCCTGCTTCGGCATCTCCACCAACAAGAAGCTCGTCCAGCCGCAGCCCCTCCAGCGTCAAAGACGACCGGCCGCCGTAGCACTGAAAGAACCCACCCAGGCCGCAGGACGGCTCAGGCGTAGACCGCAGTCGCCAAGACGCCTCGTTTACAAGCTCTGTGCAGCCGGTACGTCCACGTCTGGGAACGGTCGTCAGCTCGGAGAGGAGTCCGTCGCTGCGCTCGTCCGCACGTCCTTGCAGCTCCTGGAAGCTCCCCGTCGCCACCTTCTCCGCTGCCCCGCACGATGTACACGACTCCGGCGATGCCGGCGTCGATGACGGCGACCGCTGTGGCGATCTTCAGCGGGTCCATCAGCCGGCTCCCGGAACGAGCCGCACCGAGGCGAGCACCTCGCGCAGCTGCTCGACCGTTACCCCGGGCTGCAGCAGCGGGGCGAGCGCCGTCGCAAGGGTTTGCTCGTCGACGTCGGCCAGGGGCCGCGCCTGCGCGGCCAGGGGCCGCGCCTGCAGCTCCTTCACGCCGCGGTAGGTGTCCTGCAGCGCCACCCCGACGGTCGGGCCGGTGCTGCCGAGAATCCGGCCGAGTAGCCGGGTGGCCACGAGGTCGGCGTCCGCGTTGGTCAGTGGCATGTCGTCTCCTTGTCCCCATTGGCCGTAGTCAGCTGTCTTGGCGCGGCACAGGTCGACGGTGCCGCCGGCCAGGGCCACGTGATTGCGGTACTGCTCGAGATGGTTGCCGGGCACCCACACGCCACCCGACCATGCGTAGGTCTGCCAATACCACGCCGCGACCCGGTCACGCCGTGCCCATTCGATCGCCCGCCGGCCGCCGTACACGCCGACCCGGCCGGCGCCGATGACGCTGGCCGCGCCGCGCAGCGCGTCGGCGACCACCGGCCACTGTCCCGAGGTCACGTCGAAATCCACGGACAGGTAGATCGGCCGGTCGGCAGGCATGCCCAACGCGCGGAAGTGCGCATCGGCCTGACGCGCCCAGTCGATGCCGGCCGACCGGCCGCCGAGCAATCCGTCGGCTGCGCCTTCGGCGTTGGCCACGATGGACAGCCCGGCCCTGATGAGTGCGCTCGCTTCCGCGGCGTCGATGTGCTTCCAGCTTCCGCCGGGCCCGCCGTACCTGACAACGAACTTCTTGCCGGCCGCGACCAGCCCGGCAACGCTCGGCCGGTCCCCGGAGTAGTCAACACCCTCGATCACGAGTCACCTCTCGCTACGGTGTCGTTTGAACGACAGGCTCCGCTCGCAACCTGAATGCACGCTGATTGCCGTGACGTCGATCGATCTGGACCGGCCGGCGCTCGGTCGGTCGGTCACCGGCGTAATCGACGCCTTCGATCGCCATCACACACCCTCCACCAGGATCTTGTTGATCTGGCTCCCTGGGTGAAGCCACGGGCAGGCGCCGGCCGTGCGGGTCCCGAGCCGCCGCCGATCCCGAAGGTGACGTCGTCGACGTCCTCGGTGCCCTGGCGGTTGTGTGCCAGGCAAGACCCCGACATGTCGGGGTCGTCGGTGCGGTACAGCAGGGCGACGTACTCACCGCGACGCTCGGCCAGAACGAGCCGGGCCCGCTCCAGGTCCAGGACGCGTACGCCCGTCCACCGCCTACACCGCCTGGCAGGACGATGACGGCGGCCGTCAGCGCGGCCGCAGCCACGGAGATGAGGAGCAGACGCCGACAGCCGGAGGGATCGAACGTGTGTTCTAGTAGGCTGCTCGGGGTGGAGGTACGTGGTCGGTTGGGGCACGAGAACGCGACCCTGGTCCTGTCGACGTATGGGCGCCTGATGCCGGACTCGGAGGAGCGCACCCGCCGGGCGGTCGATGACGCGTGCGGTTGTGCCCCCGGTGTGCCCCAGATCGAGGGCACAACCGCCTGACCTGCGAGAATGGGCGGCGTTCAGACGTTGAAGCGGAACTCCACCACGTCGCCGTCCTGCATGACGTACTCCTTGCCCTCGATCCGGACCTTGCCGGCGGCCTTCGCCGCCGCCATCGATCCGGCCGCGACCAGGTCGTCGTAGGAGACCACCTCGGCCTTGATGAAGCCGCGCTGGAAGTCGGAGTGGATGACGCCCGCAGCCTCCGGCGCGGTCGCGCCGACCGGGACGGTCCAGGCCCGCGCCTCCTTGGGGCCCGCCGTGAGGTACGTCTGGAGCCCGAGGGTGCGGAAGCCGACCCGGACGAGCTGGTTC from Micromonospora kangleipakensis includes these protein-coding regions:
- a CDS encoding GNAT family N-acetyltransferase, encoding MATLRLEPMTDQQYLRYRRRAEAEYAQNIADSGSMPLPEAQEKAREDYERLLPDGLATEGHRLWTVYDGDDEVGMLWLHLEQKSDGLHAFGYDFEVREDLRRKGYGRAIMQAAERVCRELGVVSVGLSVFGFNLGARALYEQMGYEVTAIKMRKRLQP
- a CDS encoding alkylmercury lyase family protein, whose protein sequence is MTAAADRAAEGRVAVELRSVPDCPNLAPARQELRAALADLGLPLSVVSEVVGDYPSPSILVNGVDVMGGTGGDSAACRLDLPTGERIRAALCQAIGAESATVGTEPSGVDCCGQPGNAIRTDRPRRAEQLPDRLRQVHRAILRHFAATGTAPTDADIRAAVNGEDLDTAQALRELAREDLVAVDSAGRLVAAYPFSPTPTPHVVSLGDIQVFAMCAIDALGMPFMLDTEATITSADPHTRQPVRVTITNGAATYQPAEAVIVYAATGDGGRSVDTCCSTINFFTSASNAQAWITAHPGLAATILDQDQAVTLGRDIFEPLLA
- a CDS encoding VOC family protein gives rise to the protein MINGAHVIIYSRDPEADRAFFRDTLGYHHVDAGHGWLIFKLPPAELAMHPTEGEPAHELFLMCDDVAATMADLAAKGVEFTIPVTEERWGLRTALRLPGGGELGLYEPRHPVAI
- a CDS encoding heavy metal-responsive transcriptional regulator, with the protein product MRIGELAEATGTTTKTLRFYEASGLLPPTARTPAGYRDYGDEAIARLDFIRRGRAAGLTLAQIRDILTVRDTGHAPCGHVRQLLAQQLNAIDGQLNDLRALRGTVAQLYDAANNAEPDACPPEQVCRYL
- a CDS encoding DUF1906 domain-containing protein; this translates as MIEGVDYSGDRPSVAGLVAAGKKFVVRYGGPGGSWKHIDAAEASALIRAGLSIVANAEGAADGLLGGRSAGIDWARQADAHFRALGMPADRPIYLSVDFDVTSGQWPVVADALRGAASVIGAGRVGVYGGRRAIEWARRDRVAAWYWQTYAWSGGVWVPGNHLEQYRNHVALAGGTVDLCRAKTADYGQWGQGDDMPLTNADADLVATRLLGRILGSTGPTVGVALQDTYRGVKELQARPLAAQARPLADVDEQTLATALAPLLQPGVTVEQLREVLASVRLVPGAG
- a CDS encoding class I SAM-dependent methyltransferase — its product is MDGRLATIYDVECPWGRDDDFFLATVGETPAARVLDLGCGTGRLTLALAAAGHTVTGVDPDRASLDAALAKPGADRVTWIEGTSGVLPRAAYDVAVLTSHVAQEIRAEEDWTRTLGDLRRALAPGGRLVFDSRDPAARRWERWNPCDSRRRLALPDGTVVDAWTEVTEVRDGLVSFVHHYLLPGGDELRSSGTLRFRPEAELRAALAAAGFTVERIHGGWHREPVGASDDGELIVTARAAG
- a CDS encoding GNAT family N-acetyltransferase, with product MADTTGMTKDATISVVPANKASWEDLQAVFGARGNAAECQCQWFQSTPAEWRSQSVAERTRRLREETRCDQPRARTTSGLVAYLDGEPAGWCAVQPRSVYVHLLGSRVVWAGRDEDPADDGVWAVTCFVTRVGFRRRGVSGALAAAAVDFARERGARAIEGYPMITVPGKVITWGELYVGSRSIFEDAGFTEVTRPTRRRVVMRIDFQPRRAYA